One segment of Salvelinus alpinus chromosome 1, SLU_Salpinus.1, whole genome shotgun sequence DNA contains the following:
- the LOC139565397 gene encoding olfactory receptor 5B12-like, whose amino-acid sequence MENHTYSEHVLQLEGLKVTNQSSYPAFIFILIIYIFTMVANISLTVLISMERILHQPMYILLCNMHLNDALNITTIIPRVLSDILKASADRYITYVECATQAFFGHFFAANAHTILMIMAFDSLSIRLSRCRSQVINPFCDNPSLFKLSCDNVFINQIYGLFYTALFLIASMGSVALTYISIAIVCVRSKSKLLNSKALQTCSTHLAVYIIMLMTGFVIVFLHRYPQWSNHRAVASIMFHLVPPCLNPIIYGLQSKDIRTLVVKMIKSKTVSL is encoded by the exons ATGGAGAACCATACATACAGTGAGCACGTTCTCCAGCTGGAGGGGTTGAAGGTCACAAACCAGTCCTCTTACCCTGCTTTTATTTTCATCCTCATCATCTATATCTTTACTATGGTGGCCAATATCAGCCTTACAGTGCTCATCTCCATGGAGAGGATCCTGCACCAGCCCATGTACATCCTCCTCTGCAACATGCATCTCAATGATGCTCTCAATATCACCACCATCATACCTCGAGTGCTGAGTGACATTTTAAAAGCAAGTGCAGACAGATATATAACCTACGTTGAATGTGCCACCCAAGCGTTCTTTGGTCACTTTTTTGCTGCGAATGCACATACAATACTAATGATCATGGCCTTTGACAG CCTCTCGATCCGCTTATCACGCTGCAGGTCACAAGTCATCAACCCTTTCTGCGACAACCCATCATTATTCAAACTCTCCTGTGACAACGTGTTCATCAACCAAATATATGGTCTCTTTTACACCGCTTTATTCCTTATTGCCTCCATGGGGAGTGTAGCTCTGACATACATTAGCATCGCCATAGTGTGTGTGAGAAGTAAGAGCAAGTTGCTAAACAGCAAGGCCCTGCAGACCTGCTCTACACACCTGGCTGTATACATCATTATGCTGATGACAGGTTTCGTCATTGTCTTTCTTCATCGGTACCCACAGTGGTCAAACCACAGGGCAGTGGCGTCCATTATGTTTCACTTGGTTCCACCTTGCCTCAACCCCATTATCTATGGGCTACAGTCCAAAGACATCCGGACATTAGTGGTGAAAATGATCAAGTCTAAGACAGTTTCTCTTTAG